A section of the Verrucomicrobiota bacterium genome encodes:
- a CDS encoding ThuA domain-containing protein has translation MKKWLDLHALLVLFTAAHISAADMKIVLVAGKPSHGTGAHEFQAGCFLLKKCLDQVPGVRAEVHLNGWPTDSKAFEGADAIFLYMDGGSGHPAIKPERLKILGEWMKKGVGLGCAHYAVEVPKGEAGQAWLDWTGGYFETFWSVNPHWDADFKTLPAHPVTRGVKPFKINDEWYYHMRFPEGMKGVTPILTSVPPDRTRGKPGASSSHGGNPHVQARLGMSEHVMWVIERPDGGRGFGFTGGHFHRNWAHDDFRKIVLNAILWTAKADIPSDGVASQVTPEDMAQNLDTKEK, from the coding sequence ATGAAAAAATGGCTCGATCTCCACGCGTTATTGGTGCTGTTCACCGCCGCGCACATTTCTGCGGCCGACATGAAGATCGTCCTCGTCGCGGGCAAACCCAGCCATGGCACGGGCGCGCACGAATTTCAGGCAGGTTGCTTCCTGCTCAAAAAGTGCCTCGACCAGGTTCCGGGTGTTCGGGCGGAAGTCCATTTGAACGGCTGGCCCACCGATTCCAAAGCGTTCGAGGGTGCGGACGCGATCTTTCTTTATATGGACGGCGGCAGCGGCCATCCCGCCATCAAACCGGAGCGTCTCAAGATTCTCGGTGAATGGATGAAGAAAGGCGTCGGTCTTGGCTGCGCGCATTACGCGGTTGAAGTTCCCAAAGGCGAGGCCGGTCAGGCGTGGCTGGATTGGACCGGCGGTTACTTCGAGACGTTCTGGTCGGTGAATCCGCATTGGGACGCGGATTTCAAGACCTTGCCGGCGCATCCCGTCACGCGCGGAGTGAAGCCGTTCAAGATCAATGACGAGTGGTACTATCACATGCGCTTCCCCGAAGGCATGAAAGGCGTGACGCCGATCCTCACGTCCGTGCCGCCTGACCGGACCCGCGGCAAGCCCGGCGCCTCTAGCAGCCACGGCGGAAACCCCCACGTCCAGGCCCGCCTTGGAATGTCGGAGCACGTCATGTGGGTGATCGAGCGGCCCGACGGTGGACGTGGCTTCGGTTTCACCGGCGGCCATTTCCATCGGAATTGGGCCCACGATGATTTCCGCAAGATTGTTTTGAACGCCATCCTCTGGACCGCGAAGGCGGACATCCCATCCGATGGCGTCGCTTCCCAAGTGACGCCGGAAGACATGGCTCAGAATCTCGATACAAAAGAGAAATAA
- a CDS encoding DUF1080 domain-containing protein, which produces MKTNTTVILATLISILLSGAATAMQAAVLEPGFKSLFNGKDLTGWEGNPDLWSVKDGAITGVTKADPKLTHNTFLVYTGGNVDDFELRLSYRIVNGNSGIQYRSKVIENGKFGPIVSGYQADFEAGTTYSGILYEERARGILAQRGQKTVVKDDPSNPKRPEVEVVGSLGESKDIQAKIKKEDWNDYVIIAKGNHLQHFINGMQTVDVIDEDSVKAAKDGILALQIHVGPPMTVQFKNIRIKPLK; this is translated from the coding sequence ATGAAAACAAACACGACAGTAATTCTGGCGACTCTGATTTCCATTCTTTTGAGTGGAGCGGCCACTGCAATGCAAGCGGCTGTGTTGGAGCCGGGTTTCAAGAGTCTGTTCAACGGCAAAGACCTCACCGGCTGGGAGGGCAATCCCGATCTGTGGTCGGTGAAAGATGGCGCGATCACCGGCGTCACCAAAGCGGACCCGAAGCTGACGCACAACACGTTCCTCGTTTACACCGGAGGCAACGTGGACGACTTCGAACTGCGCCTCTCCTACCGCATCGTCAATGGGAATTCGGGAATTCAGTACCGGAGCAAGGTCATTGAGAACGGCAAGTTCGGCCCTATCGTCAGCGGCTATCAGGCGGATTTCGAGGCGGGCACAACCTATTCCGGCATCTTGTACGAGGAACGGGCGCGGGGCATCCTGGCGCAACGGGGACAAAAGACCGTCGTCAAAGACGATCCTTCCAATCCCAAGCGGCCCGAGGTTGAAGTGGTCGGCTCGCTCGGCGAGTCGAAAGACATCCAGGCGAAGATCAAAAAGGAAGATTGGAATGATTACGTGATCATCGCCAAGGGAAACCATCTTCAGCATTTCATCAACGGCATGCAAACCGTCGATGTTATTGACGAGGACTCCGTCAAAGCGGCCAAAGATGGCATCCTGGCGCTGCAAATCCACGTCGGCCCGCCGATGACGGTTCAGTTTAAGAACATCAGGATCAAGCCGCTGAAGTAG